Proteins from a genomic interval of Streptomyces sp. NBC_00820:
- a CDS encoding GMC family oxidoreductase: MSHTPHLYDYVVIGGGTAGSVIASRLTENPDVTVAVIEGGPSDVGRDDVLTLRRWMGLLGGELDYDYPTTEQPRGNSHIRHSRARVLGGCSSHNTLISFKPLPTDWDEWEEAGAKGWGAVPMEAYFARLLNNIVSVDEKDRNAIARDFVDAAQAALGVPRVEGFNKKPFTEGAGFFDLAYHPENNKRSSASVAYLHPVMDERPNLHLYLESWAHRLELDGTRAEGVHVRTKDGEELLIRARQEVLLCAGAVDSPRLLLHSGIGPRADLEALGIPVVLDLPGVGENLLDHPESVIVWETHGPIPENSAMDSDAGLFVRRDPAHAGPDLMFHFYQVPFTDNPERLGYERPEFGVSMTPNIPKPRSRGRLYLTSADPAVKPALDFRYFTDEDDYDARTLVDGIRIAREIAKAEPLAGWLKREVCPGPEILGDAELSEYARKAAHTVYHPAGTCKMGAADDELAVVDPDLRIRGLDGIRIADASVFPTMPAVNPMIGVLMVGEKAVDLLGGDAR; the protein is encoded by the coding sequence ATGTCCCACACCCCCCACCTCTACGACTACGTCGTCATCGGCGGCGGCACCGCCGGGTCCGTCATCGCCTCCCGCCTCACCGAGAACCCGGACGTCACCGTCGCCGTCATCGAGGGCGGCCCCAGCGACGTCGGCCGCGACGACGTGCTGACCCTGCGCCGCTGGATGGGCCTGCTCGGCGGCGAGCTGGACTACGACTACCCGACCACCGAACAGCCCCGCGGCAACTCGCACATCCGGCACAGCCGCGCCCGCGTGCTCGGCGGCTGCTCCTCGCACAACACCCTCATCTCCTTCAAGCCGCTCCCGACGGACTGGGACGAGTGGGAGGAGGCCGGCGCCAAGGGCTGGGGCGCCGTCCCCATGGAGGCCTACTTCGCCCGCCTGCTCAACAACATCGTCTCCGTCGACGAGAAGGACCGGAACGCCATCGCCCGCGACTTCGTCGACGCCGCGCAGGCGGCACTCGGGGTCCCGCGCGTCGAGGGCTTCAACAAGAAGCCGTTCACCGAGGGCGCCGGCTTCTTCGACCTCGCCTACCACCCCGAGAACAACAAGCGCTCCTCCGCCTCGGTGGCCTACCTGCACCCGGTGATGGACGAGCGCCCCAACCTCCACCTCTACCTGGAGTCCTGGGCGCACCGCCTGGAGCTGGACGGCACCCGCGCCGAGGGTGTCCACGTGCGCACCAAGGACGGCGAGGAACTGCTGATCCGGGCCCGCCAGGAGGTCCTGCTGTGCGCGGGCGCCGTCGACTCGCCCCGCCTGCTGCTGCACTCGGGCATCGGCCCGCGCGCCGACCTGGAGGCGCTCGGCATCCCCGTCGTGCTCGACCTGCCGGGCGTCGGCGAGAACCTCCTCGACCACCCCGAGTCGGTCATCGTCTGGGAGACCCACGGCCCGATCCCGGAGAACTCCGCCATGGACTCCGACGCGGGCCTGTTCGTGCGCCGCGACCCCGCACACGCGGGCCCGGACCTGATGTTCCACTTCTACCAGGTCCCGTTCACGGACAACCCGGAGCGACTGGGCTACGAACGGCCCGAGTTCGGCGTCTCGATGACCCCGAACATCCCCAAGCCCAGGAGCCGCGGCCGCCTTTACCTCACCAGCGCCGACCCGGCCGTGAAGCCCGCCCTGGACTTCCGCTACTTCACCGACGAGGACGACTACGACGCCCGCACCCTCGTCGACGGCATCCGTATCGCCCGCGAGATCGCCAAGGCCGAGCCGCTCGCCGGCTGGCTCAAGCGCGAGGTGTGCCCCGGCCCGGAGATCCTGGGCGACGCCGAACTGAGCGAGTACGCCCGCAAGGCCGCACACACCGTGTACCACCCGGCCGGCACCTGCAAGATGGGCGCCGCCGACGACGAACTCGCCGTAGTGGACCCGGATCTGAGGATCCGCGGCCTCGACGGCATCCGTATCGCCGACGCCTCCGTCTTCCCGACGATGCCCGCCGTGAACCCGATGATCGGGGTGCTCATGGTCGGGGAGAAGGCCGTCGACCTGCTCGGAGGTGACGCCCGATGA
- a CDS encoding mycothiol transferase, with amino-acid sequence MTDAARVRGRQPPSQLAGRVPQFLRAGDPVRDAEPGREWRTAAADSPERLRGLWRAAVTRSRDNVRRAVAEQGVDFPAWYTSRSGERPQLRRLLTDLIEEYARHVGHADLIREAVDGRVGEDPPVGFLF; translated from the coding sequence CTGACCGACGCCGCCCGCGTCCGCGGCCGGCAGCCGCCGTCCCAGCTCGCGGGCCGCGTCCCGCAGTTCCTCCGAGCCGGTGATCCGGTACGGGACGCCGAACCGGGCCGGGAGTGGCGCACGGCCGCCGCCGACAGCCCCGAGCGGCTGCGCGGGCTGTGGCGGGCGGCCGTCACCCGCTCCCGGGACAACGTGCGTCGGGCGGTGGCGGAGCAGGGGGTGGACTTCCCGGCCTGGTACACGAGCCGCTCCGGGGAGAGGCCCCAGCTGCGACGGCTGCTGACCGACCTGATCGAGGAGTACGCCCGGCACGTGGGGCATGCCGACCTGATCCGGGAGGCGGTGGACGGTCGGGTGGGGGAGGACCCGCCGGTCGGCTTCCTTTTCTGA
- a CDS encoding ABC transporter substrate-binding protein: MRVRTTALVAVALSAVVAGVTTGCGAADMTKQASPFANAGGAKSVTLSVQSWVGAQSNVAVAQYILEHKLGYRVDTVQVDEVPAWDALSQGRVDALLEDWSHPEQEKRYVDDKKTVSYAGGLGVTGHIGWYVPTYLVKQHPDITDWRNLNKYASLFRTPESGGKGQIMDGSPAYVTHDKALVKNLKLNYQVVFAGSEAAQITQMRQFAKEKKPFLTYWYTPQWLFKKVPMTEVKLPPYKEGCDTDADKITCAYPHTPLRKFLNADFAKSGGEGAAFLKKFRWTTEDQNEVSLMIADQKLSPQEAAKKWVDGHESTWKRWLS, from the coding sequence ATGCGCGTCCGTACCACCGCCCTGGTGGCCGTCGCCCTCTCCGCCGTCGTCGCGGGTGTGACCACGGGCTGCGGCGCCGCCGACATGACCAAGCAGGCGAGCCCCTTCGCGAACGCGGGCGGCGCCAAGTCGGTGACCCTGTCCGTGCAGTCCTGGGTGGGCGCGCAGTCCAACGTGGCCGTCGCCCAGTACATCCTCGAACACAAGCTCGGCTACCGCGTCGACACCGTCCAGGTCGACGAGGTGCCCGCCTGGGACGCCCTCAGCCAGGGCCGGGTCGACGCCCTCCTGGAGGACTGGAGCCACCCCGAGCAGGAGAAGCGGTACGTCGACGACAAGAAGACGGTCTCCTACGCGGGCGGCCTCGGGGTGACCGGGCACATCGGCTGGTACGTCCCCACCTACCTGGTCAAGCAGCACCCGGACATCACCGACTGGCGGAACCTGAACAAGTACGCCTCCCTCTTCCGCACCCCGGAGAGCGGCGGCAAGGGCCAGATCATGGACGGCTCCCCGGCCTACGTCACCCACGACAAGGCCCTGGTGAAGAACCTGAAGCTGAACTACCAGGTGGTGTTCGCCGGTTCCGAGGCCGCCCAGATCACCCAGATGAGGCAGTTCGCCAAGGAGAAGAAGCCCTTCCTGACCTACTGGTACACACCCCAGTGGCTGTTCAAGAAGGTCCCCATGACGGAGGTGAAGCTGCCGCCGTACAAGGAGGGCTGCGACACGGACGCGGACAAGATCACCTGCGCCTATCCGCACACCCCGCTGCGCAAGTTCCTCAACGCCGACTTCGCGAAGTCCGGTGGAGAGGGCGCCGCCTTCCTGAAGAAGTTCCGGTGGACCACCGAGGACCAGAACGAGGTCTCCCTGATGATCGCCGACCAGAAGCTCAGCCCTCAGGAGGCGGCGAAGAAGTGGGTGGACGGCCACGAGTCCACGTGGAAGCGATGGCTGTCCTGA
- the pdxR gene encoding MocR-like pyridoxine biosynthesis transcription factor PdxR, with protein MAEPWATWGVDLHLEPAGTGGLRRGLTDALRDAVRTGRLTPGTRLPSSRSLATDLGIARNTVAEAYADLVAEGWLTARQGSGTRVAELAAGPPAGPGAAPPRREVGRPVHDLVPGTPDLAAFPRAEWLKAARRALATAPFQALGYGDPRGRPELRTALAGYLARARGVRTAPDSLLITAGFSHALRILGTVLRARGADTVAVESYGLDAHWALLRDEGLATRALPYGELGTETGALSDEGAVLLTPAHQFPMGVPLHPDQRAAVVDWARRTGGLVLEDDYDGEFRYDRQPVGALQGLDPDRVVYLGTASKSLAPGLRLGWMALPPSLLEEAVAAKGAIDSCGVLDQLTLAEFLTSGAYDRHVRSARLRYRRRRDALAAAVAGRAPDAPRIEVTGIAAGLHAVLRLPPGTERSVVQAAAWQGLALHGLSFHRHPEAVAPLLDALVVGYGTPPDSGWAGALEALCRALP; from the coding sequence ATGGCGGAACCATGGGCCACCTGGGGCGTCGACCTGCACCTTGAACCGGCCGGCACCGGCGGCCTGCGACGCGGTCTGACAGACGCGCTGCGCGACGCGGTCCGCACCGGCCGCCTCACCCCCGGCACCCGGCTGCCCTCCTCCCGCTCCCTCGCCACCGACCTCGGCATCGCCCGCAACACGGTCGCCGAGGCCTACGCCGACCTGGTCGCCGAGGGCTGGCTCACCGCCCGCCAGGGCTCCGGAACCCGGGTCGCCGAACTGGCCGCCGGCCCGCCGGCCGGCCCCGGAGCGGCACCTCCGCGCCGCGAGGTGGGCCGTCCCGTCCACGACCTCGTCCCCGGCACCCCCGATCTCGCCGCCTTCCCGCGCGCCGAGTGGCTCAAGGCAGCCCGCCGCGCCCTCGCCACCGCCCCCTTCCAGGCCCTCGGCTACGGCGACCCGCGCGGCCGCCCCGAACTGCGCACCGCCCTGGCCGGCTACCTCGCCCGCGCCCGCGGCGTCCGCACCGCCCCCGACTCCCTCCTGATCACCGCGGGCTTCTCCCACGCGCTGCGCATCCTCGGCACGGTCCTGCGGGCGCGCGGGGCGGACACGGTGGCGGTGGAGTCGTACGGCCTCGACGCCCACTGGGCGCTGCTGCGGGACGAAGGACTGGCGACGCGCGCGCTGCCGTACGGCGAACTCGGCACGGAGACGGGAGCGTTGAGCGACGAGGGGGCGGTCCTGCTCACCCCCGCCCACCAGTTCCCGATGGGCGTGCCGCTGCACCCCGACCAGCGGGCCGCCGTCGTGGACTGGGCGCGCCGGACGGGCGGGCTGGTCCTGGAGGACGACTACGACGGCGAGTTCCGCTACGACCGCCAGCCCGTCGGCGCGCTCCAGGGCCTCGACCCCGACCGGGTCGTCTACCTCGGTACCGCCAGCAAGTCCCTCGCCCCCGGACTCCGGCTGGGCTGGATGGCGCTGCCCCCGTCCCTGCTGGAGGAGGCGGTCGCGGCCAAGGGCGCGATCGACAGCTGCGGGGTGCTGGACCAGCTGACGCTGGCCGAGTTCCTCACCTCCGGCGCCTACGACCGGCACGTCCGCTCCGCCCGGCTGCGCTACCGGCGCCGCCGCGACGCCCTCGCCGCCGCCGTCGCCGGCCGCGCGCCCGACGCCCCCCGCATCGAGGTGACCGGGATCGCCGCCGGTCTGCACGCGGTGCTGCGGCTGCCTCCCGGCACCGAACGGTCCGTCGTCCAGGCCGCGGCCTGGCAGGGGCTGGCCCTGCACGGCCTGTCCTTCCACCGGCACCCGGAGGCCGTCGCCCCACTCCTGGACGCCCTGGTGGTGGGGTACGGCACCCCGCCGGACAGCGGATGGGCGGGGGCGCTGGAGGCGCTGTGCAGGGCACTGCCGTGA
- a CDS encoding carboxymuconolactone decarboxylase family protein — protein sequence MSTAQETSAYAPAHTPRLNWTEHAPDVYKAMARLDAAARQGLDPKLCELVKIRASQLNHCAFCLDMHTKDALAAGESMERIIQLSAWEESRHFYTEKELAAIELTEAVTVLTDGFVPDEVYEKAAKHFEEVELTRLIAAITVINAWNRFAVTTRMVPGNYRPGQHG from the coding sequence ATGAGTACCGCACAGGAAACCTCCGCATACGCCCCCGCACACACCCCGCGCCTGAACTGGACCGAGCACGCGCCCGACGTCTACAAGGCGATGGCCCGGCTGGACGCCGCCGCCCGGCAGGGCCTGGACCCCAAGCTGTGCGAGCTGGTCAAGATCCGCGCCTCGCAGCTCAACCACTGCGCGTTCTGCCTCGACATGCACACCAAGGACGCCCTCGCGGCCGGGGAGAGCATGGAGCGGATCATCCAGCTCAGCGCCTGGGAGGAGTCCCGGCACTTCTACACGGAGAAGGAGCTGGCGGCGATCGAGCTGACCGAGGCGGTCACTGTCCTGACCGACGGCTTCGTGCCCGACGAGGTGTACGAGAAGGCCGCCAAGCACTTCGAGGAGGTCGAGCTGACCCGGCTGATCGCCGCGATCACGGTGATCAACGCCTGGAACCGCTTCGCCGTGACGACCAGGATGGTCCCGGGCAACTACCGGCCCGGCCAGCACGGGTGA
- a CDS encoding quaternary amine ABC transporter ATP-binding protein: MTLTVPTRKPPTDTPAGAPVFSVDGLWKVFGPKADRVPADPELQRLDPAELRSRTGCTAAVRDVSFDVRKGEVFVVMGLSGSGKSTLVRCLTRLIEPTAGTIAIDGEDVRAMDKARLRELRRHRAAMVFQHFGLLPHRTVLDNVAYGLEIQGVGRSERRERAAEFVTKVGLEGMEHRRPEQLSGGQRQRVGLARALAVDPEVLLFDEPFSALDPLIRRDMQDEVTRLHQEEGRTMVFITHDLSEALKLGDRIALMRDGRVVQLGTPEEIVGSPADDYVREFVRDVPREQVVTCRTAMRPAAPGETAGGAVLDPETTVSEAIEAVARTGAPARVMDGGHCLGVVDHERLLAVVAGTEPLKEAA; the protein is encoded by the coding sequence ATGACTCTCACCGTTCCCACGCGTAAGCCCCCCACCGACACGCCCGCCGGGGCCCCGGTCTTCTCCGTCGACGGCCTGTGGAAGGTCTTCGGCCCGAAGGCCGACCGCGTCCCGGCCGACCCGGAACTCCAGCGGCTCGACCCCGCCGAACTGCGCTCCCGCACCGGCTGCACCGCCGCCGTGCGCGACGTCTCCTTCGACGTGCGCAAGGGCGAGGTCTTCGTCGTCATGGGCCTGTCCGGCTCCGGCAAGTCCACCCTCGTACGCTGCCTGACCCGGCTCATCGAGCCGACGGCCGGCACCATCGCCATCGACGGCGAGGACGTGCGTGCCATGGACAAGGCCCGGCTGCGCGAACTGCGCCGCCACCGCGCCGCGATGGTCTTCCAGCACTTCGGCCTGCTCCCGCACCGCACGGTCCTGGACAACGTCGCCTACGGCCTGGAGATCCAGGGCGTCGGCAGGTCCGAACGGCGCGAGCGGGCCGCCGAGTTCGTCACCAAGGTCGGCCTGGAGGGCATGGAGCACCGCCGCCCCGAACAGCTCTCCGGCGGCCAGCGCCAGCGCGTCGGACTCGCCCGCGCCCTCGCCGTCGACCCCGAGGTGCTGCTCTTCGACGAGCCGTTCAGCGCCCTCGACCCGCTCATCCGGCGGGACATGCAGGACGAGGTGACCCGGCTGCACCAGGAGGAGGGCCGCACCATGGTCTTCATCACCCACGACCTGTCCGAGGCGCTGAAGCTCGGCGACCGCATCGCCCTGATGCGCGATGGTCGCGTCGTCCAGCTCGGCACCCCCGAGGAGATCGTCGGCTCCCCGGCCGACGACTACGTCCGCGAGTTCGTCCGCGACGTCCCGCGCGAACAGGTCGTCACCTGCCGCACCGCCATGCGCCCGGCCGCCCCCGGCGAGACGGCCGGCGGCGCAGTCCTCGACCCGGAGACCACGGTCTCCGAAGCCATCGAGGCCGTCGCTCGCACCGGAGCACCCGCCCGGGTGATGGACGGGGGCCACTGCCTCGGCGTCGTCGACCACGAGCGGCTGCTCGCGGTCGTCGCCGGAACGGAGCCGCTCAAGGAGGCGGCGTGA
- a CDS encoding glutathionylspermidine synthase family protein, translated as MERRTITPRPDWQRTVEEQGLVYPLTRHPDDVLRPYWDESAYYVFSLEEVEALEEAVEELHAMCLAAAGHIVERGRLADLGITDPRVARAVTEAWHRRDELPSVYGRFDLRYDGTGPAKLLEYNADTPTSLVEAASPQWFWMADRFPGADQWNSLHERLVDAWRKQAALLPPGSPLHFAHSSVDELGEDLMTVAYLKETAEQAGLDTDWISMEEIGWDSLSGRFVDNRLRFIRSIFKLYPWEWLTTDDFGGHVLDTLDNGGGTGSTLWIEPAWKMLLSNKALLAILWELYPGHPHLLPAYLDGPRELADSTGYVAKPLLGREGAGVTVHEPGAPAVLRDDEPCCYQELAPLPAFDGNHVVLGAWVVQDESAGLGIRESSGLITDTYARFLPHVIL; from the coding sequence ATGGAACGCCGCACCATCACACCCCGCCCCGACTGGCAGCGCACCGTCGAGGAACAGGGACTCGTCTACCCCCTCACCCGGCACCCCGACGACGTCCTGCGCCCGTACTGGGACGAGAGCGCCTACTACGTCTTCTCGCTGGAGGAGGTCGAGGCGCTGGAGGAGGCCGTCGAGGAACTGCACGCGATGTGCCTGGCCGCGGCCGGGCACATCGTGGAGCGCGGACGCCTCGCCGACCTCGGCATCACCGACCCGCGCGTCGCCCGCGCCGTCACCGAGGCCTGGCACCGCCGGGACGAACTCCCCTCCGTCTACGGCCGTTTCGACCTGCGCTACGACGGCACCGGCCCGGCCAAGCTCCTGGAGTACAACGCCGACACCCCCACCTCGCTGGTCGAGGCGGCCTCCCCGCAGTGGTTCTGGATGGCGGACCGGTTCCCCGGCGCCGACCAGTGGAACTCCCTGCACGAACGCCTCGTCGACGCCTGGCGCAAGCAGGCCGCGCTCCTCCCGCCCGGCAGCCCCCTGCACTTCGCGCACTCCTCCGTCGACGAGCTGGGCGAGGACCTGATGACGGTCGCCTACCTCAAGGAGACCGCCGAGCAGGCCGGCCTCGACACCGACTGGATCTCCATGGAGGAGATCGGCTGGGACAGCCTCTCCGGCCGCTTCGTGGACAACCGGCTCCGCTTCATCCGGAGCATCTTCAAGCTCTACCCCTGGGAATGGCTCACCACCGACGACTTCGGCGGCCACGTCCTGGACACGCTCGACAACGGCGGCGGCACCGGCAGCACGCTGTGGATCGAGCCCGCCTGGAAGATGCTGCTGAGCAACAAGGCCCTGCTGGCGATCCTCTGGGAGCTGTACCCCGGCCACCCCCACCTCCTGCCCGCCTACCTGGACGGCCCGCGCGAGCTGGCCGACTCGACCGGGTACGTCGCCAAGCCCCTGCTCGGCCGGGAGGGCGCGGGCGTGACCGTGCACGAGCCGGGCGCTCCCGCGGTCCTACGGGACGACGAGCCCTGCTGCTACCAGGAGCTGGCCCCGCTGCCCGCCTTCGACGGCAACCACGTCGTCCTCGGCGCCTGGGTCGTCCAGGACGAGTCGGCGGGCCTCGGCATCCGCGAGTCCTCCGGCCTGATCACCGACACCTACGCCCGCTTCCTGCCCCACGTCATCCTCTGA
- a CDS encoding aldehyde dehydrogenase family protein: MADRTERQARATIHVGGEWLEAIAGGTREILDPADALPFAVVAEGDEKDAERAVAAARQAFDRGPWPGTPVAERAALLRRVAGLLVRDREELGLLESRDAGKTLEEGRVDIDCVADAFRYFAGLVEAEAPGRVVDAGSPEVHSVVVHEPVGVCALITPWNYPLLQASWKIAPALAAGNTFVIKPSEITPMTTIALIGLLAEAGLPAGVANLVTGPGHTVGAELAEHPGVDLVSFTGGLASGTKVARAAAPTVKKVALELGGKNPNVVFADACATEEGFDTAVDQALNAAFIHSGQVCSAGSRLIVEESVRDRFVAELARRAQRIRLGRGTGDGVECGPLVSEAQRTKTEAYVASALAEGAVLRCGGKRPEPSELRPASGYFYEPTVLDACHREMRVVREEVFGPVLTVETFRTEDEAVFLANDTEYGLAGAVWTADAGRARRVAGRLRHGTVWINDFHPYLPQAEWGGFGRSGTGRELGPAGLAEYRETKHVYQNLAPKPVRWFAG, encoded by the coding sequence ATGGCGGACAGAACGGAACGACAGGCCCGGGCGACCATCCACGTGGGCGGCGAATGGCTCGAAGCGATCGCCGGCGGGACGCGCGAGATCCTCGACCCCGCGGACGCCCTGCCGTTCGCGGTGGTCGCCGAGGGTGACGAGAAGGACGCGGAGCGGGCGGTGGCCGCGGCACGGCAGGCGTTCGACCGCGGCCCCTGGCCCGGCACCCCCGTCGCCGAGCGGGCCGCGCTGCTGCGCCGCGTCGCAGGTCTCCTCGTGCGCGACCGCGAGGAGCTGGGCCTGCTGGAGAGCCGGGACGCGGGCAAGACCCTGGAGGAGGGCCGCGTCGACATCGACTGCGTCGCCGACGCCTTCCGCTACTTCGCCGGCCTGGTCGAGGCCGAGGCCCCCGGCCGCGTGGTCGACGCCGGCTCGCCCGAGGTGCACAGCGTGGTCGTCCACGAGCCGGTCGGCGTGTGTGCGCTGATCACTCCCTGGAACTACCCCCTGCTCCAGGCGAGCTGGAAGATCGCCCCGGCGCTCGCCGCGGGCAACACCTTCGTGATCAAGCCCAGCGAGATCACCCCCATGACGACCATCGCGCTGATCGGGCTGCTGGCGGAGGCCGGCCTGCCGGCCGGAGTCGCCAACCTCGTCACCGGCCCCGGGCACACCGTCGGCGCCGAGCTCGCCGAGCACCCCGGCGTCGACCTGGTCTCCTTCACCGGCGGTCTGGCCAGCGGCACCAAGGTCGCCCGGGCGGCCGCGCCGACCGTGAAGAAGGTCGCCCTCGAACTCGGCGGCAAGAACCCCAACGTCGTCTTCGCCGACGCCTGCGCCACCGAGGAGGGCTTCGACACGGCCGTCGACCAGGCCCTCAACGCCGCCTTCATCCACAGCGGCCAGGTCTGCTCGGCCGGCTCCCGCCTGATCGTCGAGGAGTCCGTCCGGGACCGCTTCGTCGCGGAACTCGCCCGCCGCGCCCAGCGGATCAGGCTCGGCCGGGGCACCGGTGACGGAGTCGAGTGCGGCCCGCTCGTCTCCGAGGCGCAGCGCACCAAGACCGAGGCGTACGTCGCCTCCGCGCTGGCCGAGGGCGCCGTGCTGCGCTGCGGCGGCAAGCGGCCCGAGCCGAGCGAACTCCGCCCCGCCTCCGGCTACTTCTACGAGCCGACCGTCCTCGACGCCTGCCACCGCGAGATGAGGGTCGTCCGCGAGGAGGTCTTCGGACCGGTCCTCACCGTCGAGACCTTCCGCACCGAGGACGAGGCGGTGTTCCTCGCCAACGACACCGAGTACGGCCTCGCCGGCGCCGTCTGGACCGCTGACGCCGGCCGGGCCCGCCGCGTCGCCGGACGACTGCGCCACGGCACCGTCTGGATCAACGACTTCCACCCCTACCTGCCGCAGGCGGAGTGGGGCGGCTTCGGCAGGAGCGGCACCGGCCGCGAACTGGGGCCCGCCGGGCTCGCCGAGTACCGCGAGACCAAGCACGTGTACCAGAACCTCGCACCGAAGCCGGTGCGCTGGTTCGCCGGCTGA
- a CDS encoding ABC transporter permease gives MATVSTPTTSAATRPALPAVLRRPAARKLLALAVVAAVLVPLAHGHFGSGAWPHALTVDFSKPLADASDWVVDHRDTHPLFLYFFGHISNGVVLGVRAVYLALLALGWAGVTALGGLAAWRLGGVRLGLGTAAAFLACGALGMWVPTMQTLALMVVAVLASVAVGAVLGLGAGLSDRLDRALRPVLDTMQVLPAFAYLLPVVLVFGIGVPAAVLATVVYAAPPMARLTALGLRGADPEVLEAVESLGSTPRQRLLTARIPLARKELLLGLNQTIMMALSMAVIASVIGAGGLGDRVYQALASVDVGAALAAGIPIVLLAVVLDRVTGAAGRGAGDSDRPGAVGWPYALAAAAAVALAARLLGRLDWPSGWTLDIAAPVNRAVDWMTAHLYSGVPVVGGTADWAGHFTTWMLDPVRSGLQWLPWWSVLLIVAALAWLIGTWRTALTAVLAMAAIGALGVWQPALDTLSQVLAAVAVTLVLGVATGIAAARDARVDRVLRPVLDVFQTMPQFVYLIPVVALFGVGRAPAVAAAVVYALPAVVRITAQGLRQVDPAAMESARSLGATSRQQLWQVQLPLARRSLLLAVNQGVVLVLAVVIIGGLVGGGALGYDVAFGLAQGDLATGLVAGAAIVCLGLMLDRVTQPVERHAKKGA, from the coding sequence ATGGCCACCGTCAGTACCCCCACCACGTCCGCCGCCACGCGCCCGGCGCTGCCCGCCGTCCTGCGCCGGCCCGCGGCCCGCAAGCTGCTCGCGCTCGCCGTCGTCGCCGCCGTGCTGGTGCCCCTCGCGCACGGCCACTTCGGCAGCGGCGCCTGGCCGCACGCGCTGACCGTCGACTTCTCCAAGCCGCTCGCCGACGCCAGCGACTGGGTCGTCGACCACCGCGACACCCACCCGCTCTTCCTGTACTTCTTCGGCCACATCAGCAACGGCGTCGTCCTCGGCGTGCGCGCGGTCTACCTCGCGCTGCTCGCCCTGGGCTGGGCCGGCGTCACCGCCCTCGGCGGACTCGCCGCCTGGCGCCTGGGCGGGGTCCGCCTCGGCCTCGGCACCGCCGCGGCCTTCCTGGCCTGCGGGGCCCTCGGCATGTGGGTGCCGACCATGCAGACCCTCGCGCTGATGGTCGTCGCCGTCCTCGCCTCCGTGGCCGTCGGCGCCGTGCTCGGTCTCGGCGCCGGTCTCTCCGACCGCCTCGACCGCGCGCTGCGGCCCGTCCTCGACACCATGCAGGTGCTCCCGGCGTTCGCGTACCTGCTGCCCGTCGTCCTGGTCTTCGGCATCGGCGTCCCCGCGGCGGTCCTCGCCACCGTCGTCTACGCCGCCCCGCCCATGGCCCGCCTCACGGCGCTCGGCCTGCGCGGCGCCGACCCCGAGGTGCTGGAGGCCGTCGAGTCGCTCGGGTCCACGCCCCGCCAGCGGCTGCTGACCGCCCGTATCCCGCTGGCCCGCAAGGAACTCCTCCTCGGCCTCAACCAGACGATCATGATGGCGCTGTCCATGGCCGTCATCGCCTCGGTCATCGGCGCCGGCGGCCTCGGCGACCGCGTCTACCAGGCGCTCGCCTCGGTCGACGTGGGCGCCGCCCTCGCGGCCGGCATCCCGATCGTGCTGCTCGCCGTCGTCCTGGACCGGGTCACCGGCGCCGCCGGACGCGGCGCCGGCGACTCCGACAGGCCCGGCGCCGTCGGCTGGCCGTACGCGCTCGCCGCCGCTGCGGCCGTCGCCCTGGCCGCCCGACTGCTGGGCAGGCTCGACTGGCCCTCCGGCTGGACGCTGGACATCGCCGCTCCGGTCAACCGGGCCGTCGACTGGATGACCGCTCACCTCTACTCCGGCGTCCCGGTCGTCGGCGGCACCGCCGACTGGGCCGGTCACTTCACCACCTGGATGCTGGACCCGGTCCGCTCCGGCCTGCAGTGGCTGCCCTGGTGGTCGGTGCTGCTGATCGTCGCCGCGCTCGCCTGGCTGATCGGCACCTGGCGCACCGCCCTGACCGCCGTGCTCGCCATGGCCGCGATCGGCGCGCTCGGTGTGTGGCAGCCCGCCCTCGACACCCTCTCCCAGGTGCTGGCCGCCGTCGCCGTCACCCTGGTCCTCGGTGTCGCGACCGGTATCGCCGCCGCCCGCGACGCACGCGTCGACCGCGTGCTGCGCCCGGTCCTGGACGTCTTCCAGACCATGCCGCAGTTCGTGTACCTGATCCCCGTCGTCGCCCTGTTCGGCGTCGGCCGCGCGCCCGCCGTCGCCGCCGCCGTCGTCTACGCCCTCCCCGCCGTCGTCCGGATCACCGCGCAGGGCCTGCGCCAGGTCGACCCGGCCGCCATGGAGTCGGCGCGCTCGCTCGGCGCGACCAGTCGCCAGCAGCTCTGGCAGGTCCAGCTGCCGCTCGCCAGGCGGTCGCTGCTGCTGGCCGTCAACCAGGGCGTGGTCCTGGTCCTCGCCGTCGTCATCATCGGCGGTCTGGTCGGCGGTGGCGCCCTCGGCTACGACGTCGCCTTCGGCCTCGCCCAGGGCGACCTGGCGACCGGCCTGGTGGCCGGCGCGGCCATCGTCTGCCTCGGCCTGATGCTCGACCGGGTGACCCAGCCCGTCGAACGGCACGCGAAGAAGGGAGCCTGA